The nucleotide window ATTCGATGAATTATTGTTTTTTCTctgatttttaattgaaataatttctgCTTATTTAAATCAAGTTCCTTGACCATTGTTGCTAGTTGCTTTATTATAGATCTTTCCATAAACTCCATCCTTTCGTTCAATATTGTTTCCAGCGTTAGTCTTGGTATATATTTGTCGCATACAAATTTAGTTTCTGCAAACTTCTGATCACTTCTAAGAATTCTGGATCAGGATAACAATAATCTAGCATATCTAGATCAATGAAGTAATATAAATGCTTCATATATTCTACATGTAGATACATTTTattaagaaatttaaaaaaaagaatgaaattcTTTACCTCGTTCTGGGTCAATTTCGGGTAAGTTCCTCTTTATTCCTCTTCTTTTGTTATAATGTGCTAAAATTTTCTTATACATTTTTCAGTAAAAACAATTCTTTGTCTTCTACTGCAGTGTTTGCTATTGTTGTAATGTGTATATCAATACTATTGTTAGTAAGCACGTGTAATCAATGTAcagaaaatgttaaaaaaaggAATTTCAGATTGGAAATCACAGAAGAGTTTTGAATTCCGTATTACATCACCTCTAAATTACTTCTGCGAAACTGTTCGATCTTATTAACCCTCTACTGATGACAACACGTACATGTTGCtgttcaaaatttcaaaatagcGCCATTCCACTTAGTAGCGAAACACTGAAACTACTAGGAATCTGATTTTCACTAATACATAATTTGAGCAGTTTGCTACTTCGTGAAATAGCGCTGTATGAAGGCTTGAGTCAGTGTTTCCATTTGCCAACGTCATAGTCCTAATAATGAAGAACAAATTTTCGAATCATCGTGAGCGTGAATTAAGCCTGGAGAATCGTACTTTAGTAATAGACATATTTTGCTTTGTAGAGAAATGTGAAGTCACTTCGAGAAATCCCGACCAATACAATTCGAagagaaataatttaattatgacAAATTCTTCGAAGCAATATTTCAATAACTATAATCCCGTGAAGATTTTTAAACCGATAAGAGCTTCATATTTTACGTAAAAACAATTCGTATCCTAAGCGTGATACCTCGCCTATGCTAACATTTTGAGCATTTTTCCCGATGTGTAGTGACGCTATTTTTATACTTTAATCGACAAATAATtcgtataaaaatttaaattgtatCTTACAGCAAAAGTATTCAAGTACGCTGAACAAACCAAACTCTACCGTATTATCTGAGAAAAGCAAATACACCGATACCAAGTTCTACATTCTGTTTTGCCATAAACATTTTTCAGAGAGAATCGActataaaatattagaatatttgtAAAGAGACTTAATAGATTCCTAATAAAAAGATAGGATTGAATAAGTTGCCAGCGTTTTAAGACATCTTGTGGCCCTGAAAAGGGCCAATTTTGTTTTTCGGTTGAGCTCCAATACGTTTATGCCTTCTTCTCGGTCTTTTTCGGCAAAAGTACTGCTTGGATGTTCGGAAGGACACCTCCTTGAGCGATGGTAACGCCGGACAAAAGTTTGTTCAGCTCTTCGTCGTTTCTGATTGCAAGTTGTAAATGTCGCGGAATAATTCTGGTCTTCTTGTTGTCACGCGCCGCGTTTCCCGCCAATTCCAGAACCTCAGCGGCCAAATACTCCATAACGGCAGCCAAGTAAACGGGAGCCCCGGCGCCAACTCTTTCTGCGTAGTTTCCTTTTCTCAGAAGCCTGTGGATACGGCCCACAGGGAATTGCAGTCCAGCCCTATTGGAGCGGGATTTCGCCTTCGCTTTAGCTTTTCCACCTTTGCCACGGCCAGACATTTTTCAGCGGTGTCGTTGAATCTCGAAGAAACAAAGTAACAGCACTCTTAACCCGTTCGCCTCGACGATCggaacaattttaattttttgatggcAACGTGCTTCCTATTTATACTCTTTCTCGGACCCGTGCTCCGACCAATGGGCGACGCGCTTGATTCTGATTGGCGCGAACCGTACAGATGGTCTGCTGCCAGATGCAGGATCATTCTTTTGCACACGAGCTGTGCATTGCATATTATATGCACATTCTTTTGTATtaatcaattatattttattgtattaatttAATGACAACGTacttaaatgatttatttcttcTCAAACTTTCAGATTATAGGGAAAATTGAAATGTATTCTTGACAAATTATGATTATGAATAAAATACGCTAacgataattaaaatattaaatattatgaaACTGAGAATAATATAACTAACAATAGATTCACAATAGTACATAGGATGGAAGGACCAGTGAATAGGTGATCGAACCGGGAAACAGGGTtcagtgattaaataaaaaatgttctaCGATAGAGAATATATTCTAAAAGATTGTTTCGCGCCAAAGCGCAGATACAGACAGATTCTGTCTCCGGTCTTTTCGACGTGGAAAAATGTTTTTGGAAAAAGTAGGAAAGTCTCAAGTGGACCTGTCCAAAGCGCATCCTCGCATTTCGTTCCGCCTAAGCGAaaaaatataacatattataacaTAACCTCGGCGGGCATCCCGAAGAGGGTAAGTGTTAGAGAACGTCAAATTGCTTACATTACAAATATCGTAAAATATTGAACGATATAGCCTAAACCTGAATCCGACTTGTAAAAGTTTGTATATTTTAATGCAATTTATATTATCAGTATGTACCAGAGAGAGTTTTGACGTATtccaatatttaaaaaaataaataaattttgtatcCTATTATTTTATAGTGATACTGTTTATCGTCtttcatatatgtatgtatataaataaataaaacgttaATATtactaactctctctctctgtatctaTTTAAAGGAAGGGAATTACATTTTGATAATGTATTATTTCATTGCAATTTGAACAGGATATGATTGGATATCGTAAAGCTGAAATTTAGAAATTGAATGCACATTAGCCTGTATACGTGTCTGGACGTGTTCTACGAAATCAATCCCATTGTCCGAAGGTAACGGTAGCACCGCTCCGCCGCACCAATGAGGTGCCAGGAACGCCAGCTGCGTTCTGATTGGTGCGCTGGAAGGGCCCCGTTTTCGTTATATAAAGACCGCGTTTGGCGGGGAACGCTCATTCTCTGTTCTGCAGTCGTCGATTGTAGTGAACTCTCTCGTTTGAATTTCTGATTCATAAGTACACCGTGACGTCATTATGCCGCCAAAAGTAAGTGGGAAAGCTGTGAAGAAAGCCGGCAAGGCTCAGAAGAATATCAACAAGGCTGacaaaaagaagaaaaggaagaggAAGGAAAGCTACGCTATTTACATCTATAAAGTATTGAAACAAGTACACCCTGACACCGGTGTCTCCAGTAAGGCGATGAGCATCATGAACAGTTTTGTTAACGATGTGTTTGAACGCATCGCCGCCGAAGCATCCAGACTGGCTCATTATAACAAACGCTCGACCATCACCTCCCGGGAAATTCAGACCGCGGTCAGGCTTTTACTCCCTGGTGAGTTGGCTAAGCACGCCGTCAGCGAGGGTACCAAGGCAGTCACTAAATACACCAGCTCGAAATAAGCAAAATTATTTTGCTGCAACAACAATCGGTCCTTTTCAGGACCAACAAATATTCATACGTTGGAACTACATCCTCTAACAACTAACTGATACGACTCGTTTTAACAATTGTGTACAAATTATGCAGAAAGTAATTTATCGTTTTTAATAAGACTTAATGATAGAAGTATTGACATTAACTACATCCTCTAACAACTAACTGATACGACTCGTTTTAACAACAATTGTGTGAAAATTGTGCAGAAAGTAATTTATCCTTTTTAACCGTTTGGCTGCTGACGTATTTTTTCGGACATATGCCAAAACTGCGGCACTGATTGCGCGTGTATGGGAAAATATGTAAAACACTTTTCATACAAtaaactcatttgtatcgctttgcaacaaaaattgaaaaataccacttatttacataaatttgttttaattaattttgcgaATAGAATTGGTAATAAGCACAAATTCTAGTGATTTAGAGCAGCGTTATTACGCTCTTCGCAGTCTTGGCATAAAAAAAAacaggagcgctattgcgctcctCGCATTTTTGGCACAACATAAGAacagcgcaatagcgctcctcagCAGTCAAACGGTTAATAAGACTTAATGATAGAAGTATTGACATTGAATAGTATTATATCTAttctataaatttaatataaaacgaAGATTCTATACGAAGTGACTTTCTGTAATATGCGTAAAAATTCTTTGTCTTATAAAATATTTCACTGAATTAAAAAGGTTGAACCATGTTGCAATTCACGTATACGACGATTTTATTATGAAACGAACGAACTCCTGTGTACAATGTAAAAAATACTAGAACAAATGCAATTTCGCTTATTTACATTTTGCTTTACTTAATGTCAAAGATCTCTCCATAGAATAACTTGATCCGTTCTGTTTCAtcgatttatacaattttataaaacatcGTTTGCTCGACGAATTGCCGATAATTTTTACATACGATTTAAAACGCTCTGAATCGATCTGAGTTCCGTTATCAATTTTTGTCCATGAGGTTGATTGTATAGGGTGGTCAAGCATTTCGAGATTACATCTTGACACTTTGTGATGATTTTTCGCCTATAATAATGGCAATTACTTAATGATCGTGTAACGTAATATAAATAGGAGTAACTATCAAAATGTAACAAAGAGTTAGTTTACCTGATCAAGTTGTTTGTTATATTAGAATGTTGAATGAAATAGTTAACCAAATTTGCAGTTGACTGTATTAGATGGAACTCGTTTCCTTCATTTAACCAGGTTCGAGTGTCCTTTCCAATCATTCTAACAGATAAACgaaaatgaaacgaaaattgtttaaaatgtgaGTCAATAATATATTTACTTTCTAATATAAACAGGACTTACTTGTAAATATCCAGAAGATCTTCCATTGAAATTCCTAGTTGTAGGAATCCAGATATGATCCTGGCATTTGATACGTTCAATTTACATGCTTTTATTTCTAACTGCTTTATTAGGAAATCTAATAAATTGTTAAACCAACGTTAATAATTGtgtctttttaaaaaaaattaaatacaaaaattcatAATTACCAACTGGGAAACAATGCGGAGATCCGGAATACTCCTCTCCAAGAGATATAATTTTGCTCATTAAAATTGCCATTTTGTCTTCTGCATTAGATGCATCTTTTAATTCTACAAAATAGATaattgcaataacttttttgtttcgtttaatgTACTAAAATGATATAGACACGCAATATGCAATGAATACCATTGTTGATGATATTGGTCCAAATTTCTTGAATCAGCATTGCATCTTGATGACCGGAGCAATTAATTATGGCCAATTTGCATTCCCATAATTGTAGAGAATCCGCATACTTTTCATACAGCTATGATTGTCAGAAATcagtaataaatgcgaagtaaagaTTTTAAGGATAAGATTACACAGAAAAAATTGCAATGTACCTTCGTGATATCGAGTAATGAATAATTTAATGCTCTAAATGTCTCTTCGTTCAGTCGATCCGTCAAGTGCTGATTATAAACCGTATCTAATATCTGTAACATAATAGAAATGTATTCTTCCGAATAAGTCTGTCTTAATAGCAACTTTATATCTAACAATTTTTACCTGCTGTTGTATTCGCGCCACTTCCACCTTGTCTTCTAATTCGCGCAAGAAAACTCCAAGATATGGAGCATATCCAGCCTGATCACTTCTCATGCAAACAACTGCACGAGCTAAGTATTCGACCCTTTGTGCCAATGGTATATTAGATCTGCACAAAGAATCGCATACTATACGTTAATAATAACGCTTAGGTTTCTACTGTTCTATACACGAGCTACAGAGTAGTACATACTCTTTAGATGCCAGAGAGTCCAGGATCTTGGCCGCGGCGGCATGATTTTTATTTCTCTCGTAAAACTGCCAGAGCAAGTCGGGTGCATTGACACGCGTCAGATAAGCTTCCAACGATGGAGCTGCAAGCGCCACCAATTCCCCATGGAGCCTCTGTTGTATCATCCAAGCGTACACTGAAACGTGgagggtttcgcatggagaatGCAACGCGTCATTTATGATGTCGTGCAACTGAAACATATGAAGATATTAATAAAAGGAAAATTCAGCAGTCGTTTCCCTCAAATGTTAAAGAATCACGGCTTACTATTTTTTTCGCTGGAGCAACGGCCACTGCTGAAGCATTTGGAGAAAGAGGTCCTGGTTTCTTCGGTATGGTGGGcgttaatggatttgaaatacTTTGATTATGGAGATGATCCAATAACGTAATAAATTCTTTATAAATCTCCATCCTGTGTATTGAATAAAAATCACGTTGATTATGTGCGTGTTGTTACGGcgacaataaaattatttttgtttaataGTAAATACCTCTTCATGTAAGCGAATCGACCTTCTTGGTCTTCGTTTGGTTCGTTGTTTTTGTAATAGTGTAACGCGGCGTTATTAGGGTCCACTCTGTCTGCACAGCAGAGACATAGCTCAAGCACACCCGTATAAAATTGACACGCGATGAATTGTTGGCAAACGGCGCTTAAATTTAATCTAGGCGCCACTTCCTTGCACAGCTACCGGacacaaaaagaaaaagaaaataacatACACAATGCATACAATATACACAGATATAAATTGttgtttaccttcaaagcaGATTGCAAATAACACTCTTTCTCTTCGGGGTTTGTACAACTTTTCGCTTTCAAAATGATTTCGTTAGCCTGTAATTTATCGAGTTCATAAAATTACGATCACATTCTTATTAATTGTAACTTGAGAACTTCGTTCTTCTATACCTTAGAACAAACTGCATCTTCGCTTCGGTATAAATTGGGACAAACTTCTCGCAACCTTTGACTAACAATATCAACGGACGCATTGTCTCCGAGATAACTGTTAGAGATATTAATAAAAGTTAgcaagaaaaatatatttt belongs to Megalopta genalis isolate 19385.01 chromosome 1, iyMegGena1_principal, whole genome shotgun sequence and includes:
- the LOC117221551 gene encoding histone H2A, giving the protein MSGRGKGGKAKAKAKSRSNRAGLQFPVGRIHRLLRKGNYAERVGAGAPVYLAAVMEYLAAEVLELAGNAARDNKKTRIIPRHLQLAIRNDEELNKLLSGVTIAQGGVLPNIQAVLLPKKTEKKA
- the LOC117221558 gene encoding histone H2B, with amino-acid sequence MPPKVSGKAVKKAGKAQKNINKADKKKKRKRKESYAIYIYKVLKQVHPDTGVSSKAMSIMNSFVNDVFERIAAEASRLAHYNKRSTITSREIQTAVRLLLPGELAKHAVSEGTKAVTKYTSSK